One segment of Verrucomicrobiota bacterium DNA contains the following:
- the ligA gene encoding NAD-dependent DNA ligase LigA, protein MSPSYTQEAAKKRHDELSQLLREHNVAYYVLACPTISDREYDKLYQELVELEHEFPEFVTASSPTQQVGAEPVASFRTVAHSVPMQSLDNTYSEEELMAFIDRVHKTLGDDKVSFILEPKIDGVAVSVRYENGSFVQGLTRGDGTKGDDITANLRTLRQLPMTLKSDSLEVLELRGEVFMTHAAFQRMNEEREKNKEATFANARNATAGTLKLLDSKIVATRPLAIALYGLGQVTGKTFATHQGTLQYLASQGVPTPEKNWYCQSKPEILAALGELNELRKNFGYPTDGAVLKVNELNLRDELGSTAKAPRWAIAYKFEAEQAETRLKNVTFQVGRTGTITPVAELSPVLLSGTTVSRATLHNFEEVKRKDVRVGDVVVLEKAGEIIPAVISVNLGLRPKNSVPVEAPRKCPCCSFQTEYEGIFLRCPNDQCPEIVKRKLEHFCHRGAMDIEGLGESVVEQLVDNKLISRVDDIYHLKKEKLIALERMGEKSVNNLINAIEASKSQPMWRLLFGLGILHVGAGLAKQLERSFSSVHDLAAAEIEQLLDISDVGEVVAQSLYHYFREEESIRLISSLEQLGLHLSSMLKHEEGSTSSSVLSGKKFVITGTLSKSRQHFVEMIEKIGGNVVGSISSKTDYLLAGEQTGSKLAKAQKLGVTVIDETAFEKLATEGSND, encoded by the coding sequence ATGTCACCAAGCTACACTCAAGAGGCCGCAAAGAAAAGGCACGATGAGCTGAGTCAACTACTGCGTGAACATAATGTGGCCTATTATGTACTTGCCTGCCCCACTATATCAGACCGCGAATACGATAAACTCTACCAAGAGTTAGTTGAGCTTGAGCACGAGTTTCCAGAATTTGTGACTGCATCGTCACCTACGCAACAAGTAGGAGCGGAGCCTGTAGCATCCTTCCGGACTGTCGCTCATTCTGTGCCTATGCAGAGTCTGGATAATACCTATTCCGAAGAGGAGTTAATGGCATTTATTGATAGAGTTCATAAGACTCTAGGAGATGATAAGGTATCTTTTATTCTAGAACCAAAGATTGATGGCGTGGCAGTGAGTGTGCGTTATGAGAATGGTTCATTTGTGCAGGGCTTAACTCGTGGTGATGGCACAAAGGGGGATGATATTACAGCGAACTTAAGAACGTTAAGGCAGTTGCCAATGACACTGAAAAGCGACTCGCTGGAAGTTTTGGAGTTGAGAGGGGAAGTCTTTATGACGCATGCAGCTTTTCAGCGTATGAATGAGGAGCGAGAGAAAAATAAGGAAGCTACTTTTGCCAACGCCCGAAATGCAACAGCTGGCACTTTGAAATTATTGGATTCTAAGATTGTTGCCACTCGCCCGCTGGCCATTGCCTTGTATGGGTTAGGGCAAGTGACAGGAAAAACTTTTGCCACCCATCAGGGCACTTTACAGTACCTTGCCAGCCAAGGGGTGCCTACGCCAGAAAAGAATTGGTACTGTCAATCTAAGCCAGAGATTCTCGCTGCATTGGGAGAACTCAATGAGTTGCGTAAGAATTTTGGTTATCCTACAGATGGCGCAGTTCTAAAGGTAAATGAATTAAATCTCAGAGATGAGTTGGGCTCGACTGCAAAAGCCCCTCGCTGGGCTATAGCTTATAAATTCGAGGCCGAGCAAGCGGAAACACGATTAAAAAATGTCACTTTCCAAGTAGGTCGTACTGGAACAATCACGCCCGTAGCAGAGTTGTCCCCTGTCTTACTAAGTGGAACAACAGTGAGCCGAGCAACACTGCACAACTTTGAAGAGGTTAAAAGGAAGGACGTCCGGGTTGGAGATGTAGTTGTCTTGGAAAAGGCGGGGGAGATTATTCCTGCGGTAATCAGTGTTAATTTAGGGTTGCGCCCGAAAAATAGCGTTCCTGTTGAAGCTCCTAGAAAGTGTCCTTGTTGCTCGTTTCAGACGGAATATGAGGGAATCTTTTTGCGTTGTCCCAATGATCAATGCCCGGAAATAGTGAAACGAAAGTTGGAGCATTTTTGCCATCGTGGGGCAATGGATATAGAAGGCTTAGGAGAGAGTGTTGTCGAGCAGCTAGTCGATAACAAACTCATTTCTCGAGTCGACGATATCTATCATCTCAAGAAGGAAAAGCTCATTGCTCTTGAGAGAATGGGTGAGAAATCGGTTAATAACTTAATTAATGCAATTGAGGCAAGTAAGAGCCAGCCCATGTGGCGTTTACTATTTGGGTTGGGCATTTTGCATGTAGGCGCTGGTTTGGCCAAGCAATTGGAGCGTTCATTTTCCTCGGTTCATGATTTAGCTGCTGCCGAAATAGAGCAGCTATTAGATATATCAGATGTAGGAGAGGTTGTTGCTCAAAGTTTGTATCATTATTTTCGTGAAGAGGAGTCTATACGCCTTATTTCCAGTCTTGAGCAGCTAGGGTTACACCTAAGCTCTATGCTAAAGCATGAGGAGGGTTCTACATCTTCTTCAGTCTTGTCGGGTAAGAAATTTGTGATTACGGGCACCCTTTCAAAATCACGGCAACACTTTGTAGAAATGATTGAAAAAATTGGAGGGAATGTTGTTGGGAGTATTAGCTCCAAGACAGATTACCTGTTAGCTGGAGAACAGACCGGCTCTAAGTTGGCTAAAGCGCAAAAACTTGGAGTGACAGTGATAGATGAAACGGCTTTTGAAAAACTTGCCACTGAAGGCAGCAATGATTAA